The genomic region CTTTAATATACTTAATACTTCATATTTCTCAAGTAAAAACTTACCCATAGAATCGAAGACAATCTCTGTGAAGGGAATGACCACAGCTTGCAACTCTGCTAGCAGCTGCATGGTTAGAAAAGCTCAGCTCCAAAAATTTCCCAAAGGATAAACCCCAAGCAGCATCAGACATTACAATTCTTCGAGTCGCTGGAGGGAATTTATTGGCCCGAGGGCATCGCAAGCACCTATGCCACATCCAAATCTTGCCTTCTCGCTGTCCTGGTAAGGGAAGCTCTGGTAGTTTCCTAACAGATATTGTCAGGCTACCTTGCCGATGAGTGTAACAATGAACATGTGCCTCAGATGGCATCTCACATGAACGACAATGGAAGCTCTGATAAGAAGAATCTTAAGTTGTAGTCATTGGAAGCAAAAAGGAGGATATGTTTTCTACATGAgataacaaaaataacaattaCCTGATCAAACAGATGATCTCGTAAAAATCGCCCCAAAGGCTTATCAAAGTTCCCATAGTATTTAATTCGAAAGAGATGAGACCGTTCACACACAGTGCCCTTCCATACACAACGTGTTGATAATGACACCAAAATGCTCTGATGGTCTGAAGGTGATGGAGGAAACTCTTCCTTTGAAGATCCCACCTCTTCATTGTTATTACTAGTATCTCGTTTTGAGGATGCCAACTGCGGGACACCTAGATGATTAGCAACCAACATATTTCCATCAGTATGATTACTGCCACCACCTTGATCTGGTGCTTCTAATAAGCTTTGACAAATAGAAATGAACCCGTCATCCATCACAGCTTCACTGCTAGCTGTCTTGGTCCGGACAGATTCTTTAGGATCTATTCCATTGACCTTGCTAAATGCATGATTTAAGGAGAGAACATTGCCATGAGATGAGATATTCTCCCTCAAAGCAGACAGTGAATTCAAGGAAGTAATAGCTTCAATAGAGCTTGAGGCATATTCCTTTAATGTAGTCTGAGTGTGAAGACCTTTTGACAGGCAAGATGAACTGGCCCCTCTAGATTCACAAGGGGGCTCAACATTGGCGGATGAAGGTCTATCTGAGATAACAACTTTGTTGGATTTCTGCAATTCATTTATAGGTTGAGAAGCCATGGGCTTGCCAGAAGATGGGACGGTAAAACCAGGTATGGTGGAAATAGACCTGTCAATACTTGCTGGTTTATCAGGTAAGGCAACAGTTATAGGAGACTTCAAAGGGAGCTCTGGAAGTGTAGCACCTTCATCAGCTAGAAATGATGTCTCAAGAGCCAAGTGATAAGCTGCAAACACTCCATATTGGACCACATGTTTCACCTTTTTCAACTCATCTCCATTGGCACCCTTGAGTAAAatctgaaatacagtaagcatTGGCATCTCAGCACCAAACATTTTTATCTTGCAAAATAGGTGTCCAAGATTAACAATTGTGCTTCATGGTTATAAAGGTGGCATGATATGACCCGCCAGAGCTTTATACCGTCACACCCTATGCATCATACTATCCTGACAGTTGGCAACCGACCTGATTGCAAACAGCGACCATAATTTCTCTACATTATATTTCAAAGTTAATCCAGAAATTATGCATGATAAAAAAAGCACCTAAGTAGGCTATAGCTGCCATGTGGTGCTCTAATTGATGTAGTTGCATAAGATGGTTTGGAGGAGGTGCATATTAAAAGGCACGCTAAGGTGGCAGATGGGTTCTTCCACCGGCAAGTTATAGGACCATCCAAAAGATGAAGGATATGGCTAGAGTCTCCCTTATTCATATTAACAGAGGAAGTTAATCTGTCACCTGATAATCAAGGCAATTGCTCTATCAGCAGAACCTGAGGATGGTTAAAATAAGTAACAAAGTTGTTTCGAGGTACAAGATTCTTGGAGGAAAAGCATGTTATCCCTGACATTGTTGCTTGCTTTGAAGGGTGGAGTGCAAACTAAAGTAATCATAGAGTAAAAAAGGTATAACAGTGGAGAACAAATATGAGTTGTACTCAGATGAAACTCAACACATTGGCCTTTTCTCTGATTGCGGTTACTCCAGCTAGATTTGACAAAAAAGAAGCATCAGTTGGCAAATCTATAGCTAGCAGATTCAACAAAGTGCAAACTGATCGCTTTGCAatcttaaagaaaataatcacAGACGTTCACAAGTGCCTTGGAGACAGATTTAAATTACTGAACTCAGGTCAAAGATGGCAAACAAATGATGAGAATAATTCCATAATTGCTCATTGATTTCATAGAGCCTTATCTTTTTACCAGTTTTTAGGTTTAGTTGAAGTTTGTTTTAGACTCTTTTTGAGTTTCTCTTCAGAAGTATATGTTGGCAAAAGTTTTGACAACTAATTGTTATTATGATCAGCAACTCATGCTGGAAAGATTTTCCAAATTACAAACAGATTTTGTATCTCAGTATTAGGGCATGAATATGCGTGTATACTGAAAGGACTTACAGTATAACCCAGAGGCTTTGGGCAACCGTCGAAAAACATTAGAGTCTTTGTTAGTTTCTTCCCACCTTGCCCAGCACTTCCATGCTCTTCAAGAAATTTCTCCACATGGAACACATCACAATATCCTAGCTTTGGTGATGTTAGATGATCAATAGATGGAACTATTTGAGCACCAGTGCAGCGGGCTATACGCTCTAAGAGCGGCCTCTTAATATTGAGAACAAGTGATATGTCTTTGGCAAGAAGGTACTCTTGGGCATGCCGGGACACAGATTTCTCCACCAAAAGAACATTAGGATGATGTGCATCAATTTTAGCAACTGCCATCTTCAAATGGTCCATTTCCTGAAAAGGAGGGTAAGCTCATAAAAACACATAGCAGCCTTAATGCTTCATGTTCTAGAAGGTTGGTATCAAAGGAATGTCGCCTGGCTTTGACCCTTATTAGGAACTTAGAGATAATTaacaaaccaaaaaagaaggaaacagTTAAAAATTCAAACCTGCTGCAACAACGTATCGAAACTTGACAAGTGGCTAGAAATGCGCTGATACTCCAAAGCTCCTCCAAGGATTAGAAAACGAGGTTTATCAATTTTTGACGTCATTCGTCGATGAGCCACATTTTTCTTACAAACAACTCCTTTAACCACAGAactagaataaaaaaagaaaacattattAGAAAGAAGTTATCAGAATCCCATCAGCATAATTAAATGGTAGTAGAAACAAGACCTAAAGAACCTACAAAGCCTTCTTTTGGCAACACATTTGCATAAATATTAATTGTACTTTCTTTTCTATTAAGGCCAATATATATCACTACCACCCAAAGGAAGTGAACAATCTCTCCAGATTATTCTCTCTCAGTTGACACAAATAAACATTAAGAAATCACTGCAAAAGCATTCTGAACAATCAGCTACAAATATGAGGGAAATTTACAAATGATAGCTGATCAGATATGTGAAGGGACATGATTGCAGAAAGAACTTTAGGCATATGTTCATGCACAATGGGTTTATAGAATTACAATTCAGTACCCATCAACAGaagaagagagggaaagaataTGAACCATTCAATATGACATGGAAATTCTATCGAAACTGGAAGTATATCGAACAATGCAACATCTAAATATTTTGAAGACCTAATGAATCTAATGTTCATTCCCTGAAACACAGTTCActgttatgaaataaataatagacTTGATTACTAacaacaaaaagtaatttgtATGATTGGTCTGTTAGCTGCCACATGCTAAGAACTATGAACTATTCTAAACAGAAAAACAGGTGAAGTTGCATTCTTTTAGCAGAACTAACAACTTTTCAAATTGAGTTCAGTGTATTACCTTTCATTGCGACGCCCAGAAGCTATGCATTTAACCTTCACATATCCTCCAGGATCCATTCCTCCTCCTTTGCTTGTATCTGGCTTCAGAAGTGTTGCAGCTTCCCATGACAAATATGTGATTATATCCAACCAACTATCTCCGCCATCCTCATCACCAACAGGGAGGTTTTCAACCTGCAAAAGCTGAGCTACCAAAGCTCTAAAATGCCCTTCCACTACATTTTTCATGGCCCGTCTGTGCTCCTCATTTGACTTATCCCTACTACGGTATTCCCCACTACCAAAGCTATTTGAAGAGCGTAAATATCCCCACTCCCCTGAAGCaccctcatcatcatcatcatcatcaaatagaGCAGATTCTCTCTCATCCTCTTCATCCTCAGGCTCTGGAGGGAGCCACAGTAGCCCATTGTTCTCAAAATCCACAGGCTCAACATCTGTACCATCCACATCATAAGCAGGAACTTCACCCTCATCAGCATTCTCTCGTTCATTtacttcttcaaatttcttgattCCATCCACACTCTGTGCGTTGAAATTCTCAGGTAATGGTGAACCACTCAAAGATTTTGTATCCATGTTTCCTCCATCAGGATGCACTTTATCTGATCCATAGACACGGTCAATGCTGCCAATATTGATTGCACCATAATAGTCTTCAGCATGAGCATAATGCCTTGATTCTGAATCTGAATGATATGCACCATaatcatcatcttcatcatcactCCTGGAACCAACAGTTAAGAAAGTAATAAGTATTGATCAGTAGCTGAAAATCATAAAAGCATGAGAACTCAAGATTATGCATTTTGGTCAAGACAGACTGTATAATTTGAACATACATGAACAAGGTAACACAAAAACATTGAGCAAAGATGTAATGGCTTGTCTAGACACAGTCTAAAGGATGCATTGCTCATACCCTTACCCTCCCCCCTCTCAACAAGCATCGTtaaaaaacatatgcaaaGGCATGTGAAATTCCAGAGTTagatatatattaaaaaaaaattaacaaaaagaaaaaactcttTCTGCTCCATTCAAAAGTACACTATCAATGGGGAAGGTACCTGTTATCACAAAGGCCAAAATGGTTTGAAGAAGAATCTACTGCAGCTGAACTTGGATTTGTGCTAGTCCCAGATGCCTTATTGTTTTGTTCGGTGGCTGATGCATTCATCTGGGAAGATTCACGAGGGCTAAGACCAGAATTATAATTCACACGGTGGTATGGCCCAGTTGAATACGGAGTAGAACCAACAGTGCTGCTACTACTATTACAGGTGCAGCTGGATTTGGTACTGGCCAAGCTTGTTGCAGATGGTGATGGACTGAGACCAGGGCTATGCGCATTGGTCCCAGTATCAACAGCTGCTATCCACTGCTCCCACTGCTTGAAGCAATAATTGCATACCCTAATCCTTTCCGAGTCTTCCTGACCAGCTCTTTGCACATCAGATGGGGCAGGAACTGAGTTCGCCGTACACTTGGCACAGAAAACTCGGCCACAAAGTCGACAATGATGCCTACGATTAAATACTGTAAATTGTGAGTCACACTCGTAGCATACCCTACAACTCTGATCAGGCATCCAAAAATCCCTTGACACATTCGGCGGCTCACTCCTCCTGGGGATCCACGACTTAACTATGTCAACCAGGTCAGATAGTTTGTTGTCGGGGTTGCCCATCGACAACTATCCCACCTGATCCCAGTCATCATGATTCATTTGCCGCTCTCACAACCACAACCACAAAAATTAACTACCTCCAATAACCTGGCCATATCAAAACCACaacaaattaatgaaaaataaaaagtgcCAACCAGAACCCTACCCCTAAAACTTATGAATGTAAACTGAAAAGAAATTCTATTAGTCAAAAGTGGAAAAACTTAGATGGAATTGAAGTTactaatgaaaataaaatttaacatgtTTGAGCATCTAGATTacaattacatgaaaaacctAACATTAATAtacaatttcaaaagaaaacaataataaaattataattacccGGAACACTAGCACCGCAAATTCCAATATCCAAACGccctaaatttcaatttcgtcttcttctttttcttcttctccagtTACAGTGGTAAATTCTCTTCACTGCTCGATCCAATAAACCacgaaattcaaaatttaataaactGAACCTGAAAAAccctacaaaaattatattaataagcTAATTCTCATTGAGACCGATTAAGAAAACAGAAGAAAAGCAATTTGATCGGATTAAAAGTTCAATTGGATCTCCTAGCAACAGAAAATCTCATCAAGAAAACTGAATTGCtcgtttaattaattagaacTCAATTATCACCTTAAATTTCTACttgtataataataaaaattacattGAAACTACCGAACAGAGAATAATCGATATCCAAACCCGTTATCCGACCGACTTAATTTCATTTGGCGGCAGTGATgcaataaaatgaaatattcacgatttaattttccaaaataaagagaagaaattaGAAAAGATTGAACAAATTTCTTTTAGAAGAAAGAATTCTACctccttatttttcttctattttttgacccttttttttgttaattttctgTTCCCCGTGTCGCGTTTTTGCGTTTTTCTGTCTAGTCTGGTCTGTTTGTTGTGTCGTTCTAGTTTGTTTGTTAGctttttattgcttttttttaatttgttttttgtttctatAATTTAGTTTTTCCTTGTGCACATAAAAACGGTCTTTTCCGTTTCGGTTGAACCACATCCCATTTGTACGTCAATTgtgattataatttttacctcctttttatttaataataattatttttttctcaacctTAGAAGATTTACAGCTTattgattgattaattttagACCCTTAATTTATCTTAAAaatactttatattttgtgaaattatgaaattgacATGTTTCATTTTACTAAGGAATATCCCTGGTATTTTTACCTCATTAACTGTTCTTATAATATTGATTAATTAACAAAACCCCTTATtcataaataagaaaaattaaatgttaAAATAATGATAGCTTACAACtactcctttttctttcttttttttttttttttttataaatgagCTGTATTAAAAATGTACAAATCCCTTTTATCTCTTTGAAAAATCAACACCTAACTCTCTACGAATGTACACTTTATCCTAATCTCCTTCTTCTATGTGCTTACAAcgtaataaataaaaatctccaaaatgtataaataataagtatttttttaagattaaaGTGTTCACTCTCGACGTacatattcaataaaataatgagGGCTTTCGTGGCTTACCTCCTCCTATCGTCCTTATTATATctctaattttcatgaccCTAAAACATGATCCTACTTTATGTAGCAAAATCGcattaatctttttattttaaaaaaataaaaaataaaaaaaaaatctttttattttggtggGAAAATCCCACTAAATCTTTCGAGAGTCTTGACGTATGTGTTTTGCCTTTCTTTAAAGCGAAGCCCTTAGAAATTTCAACTATTGATGGTTTTCGCAGTTTTGCCTTTGCCATGCATGTGGCGAGGAAACACAATCGGCACGTGACATTACTAATTGAATCGTTGCCATTAACAAGTCAATTGCCCCAAAGAGGTCAAGCTTCGAGCCTTTGACCACTcttatttacttttttgtttttgtccaAACTTTATTTAGTTTCGTTCACTTGCCTTCACCAAAGGttgggaaaaaagaaaactaaaaatctCTTTGGATTCGGAGATTACAAAGCCGGTTATTGACCCCTaattcttttgtttgtttaataAGACTAAAGACACTTGTAAAAAGCAAACTAGCATTTGGTAGTAAATGATTAGTCTTTTAAGGAAActttttaaagttaattaaattactatTTACAGTAATTAACAATTAATATGATACTTTTAAAATGACTCTTAAAAGATTCTTACTAAAATAGACAgtgttttaaaatatattttaaaaaaaagttactttCTTCCCTCTCTTTTCACTGTATACtcaatattatattatataataataagtaATATTCTATATCTataaatcatgaaaaataaaacgaTGATCTATTTTCAAAAAGCTAGTTTGATAAGATAATGTATCACTAGCTTTCCAAAATCTCTAATTTATTTGATACGAAATtcaatacaaatttttttgaaatacttgatatgacattttttttcatgtaattcGAATCTTACTTGCCTCCCTCTTGAAAATACCTAAAGTGTGTAATTAAGTTCACgttaatatcattttattttttccaaaaaaagttaacttgataaaatttacaatagtTATATTTTACATACATTAAATTATGTATATAAGTTTTTACcattttttgttggaaaaataaagaatttttgacatttatattaaaattttgattaaaatctcttaaaaaaaactattaagTGGAATCAATTTTTTCTTGTATTAGAATATGACCTGATAAGTCTTGTCAATTACGATCCATCACCCATACATGCCACTAATGATGCGTCGacgaaattttataataattcaccttttataattttatgtgaaaaaCTTGACAATTTATTGTTATTTGTAATACTTTTTTATTGATGTGTCAAGGTGACATTGTTCAAAAACCCCATAAAAActtctttttatataaaaattataaatcattCTCTTTACTTGAACATGAAGTATAGATGGTGTCAGGTCATTATTCCAAccacaaaattttcaaattccctTTCATGAGTTTATTAACTCATCTAAGCTATAGTTTGGTTAACGACTCCAACTcaaattcttcatttttcagATCACATGAATAActgataatatttttagagtggAAGGGGgaagataaaaggaaaaacaataaaaaggcTAAAATTTCCGTGGCACAAAACAAAAGATGGTAACTTTCTCATGTGCAGGAGCACGAGAAGTCAACGATCCCGTATAGACTCGGGAGTTGCTAGTTTGTGCTTTGGTCAAGTGGATTAGGCTTTGGTCAAGTGGATTAGGTTGAAGGACCGAAGAAACTTTCGGCAATTGGGCTAGTCGAGGATAACACGTGTAAAATCAAGACTTTTCTTTGGGCTAAGAGCGGCCCAATTAGACGGTCAAACAAATAATAAGCCCAAAAATCTATCCCTGCCATAAATTCTAAACAAATGGAGAAATACATTAAACCATTTTGAACGTTGAGCTCAAGCCCCAACGATGAGAGTAGATTAccaattataataaaaggatGACAGGTGACAACTGATCGAACCTTGCAAATTTCCCTTTGTTGTTTACAAATTATAGTAGCGAGGCGCCTTCAAATTTGCAATTTTCTTTGTCTAATTTAACGATTTAAAGTAAAGTGTTGTAACTGGATTACTTAACGTAAATGATGTTTCGTGACTTTCCATGCTTTGAAACATGAAGCAAGGAAGGGAGTGGCGGATTAAATGAAGAGGATAGCAGTAAAGCCAAGAATGAAAGATTTGGTGCATGGGGGGTCTTAGATTGTTAGGTGATAGTAAATAAGCATGATCTTGACGCATTTGCAATGGTCGCCAACTGTTGCCAAGTTAAGGAAAAACTTGACATAGGAATTAGAAAGACCGCACGAGTCGTTTTAGCAGAAATTAAGACAAAgagggaagaaaaaagaaaaggagtcCAATACTGGCAACTGGGTCCcagttttttttaaagagagCAGTTCTACAGAGAACCAGCCAAGAAcattacttaaaaataatctttttcctttttttgggtttaaaattctgttaaataaataaggagtgaacttaaaaaagaaaatgtcaaTTGATCAAGAGGAAAATATTGATGATCTTGATGATGATCATGATCATGATCACGGAAATGATAATGACAACCTTGGACAAAGCAAATCGAACCATCCAGTCCTGAATTTGTGTCCAAATCAAATacctgaaaaagaaaaaagaaattatgaaataccCTTCCTTATGAGAATCTTTTATAGTACTAGTCAGCCAGTAGGAGAATTTGagtggttttaaaattttttaatatcaagAACACAAAAAGCACGGAGCAGGCATCCTCAAAGTTTGCTAATATAATGTAGTAGTAAAATCTTTGGAAGCACGGTAACATGATGTTATTTGTTGGGCTTTTAGTATCAAAACAAAAGTGAAAGAAACAGATTGATAAAAAGTCaattagaatttaattaacaaatgggttttcttttttcgtGGGTTTCCTGATCAAACGGTTCATGAATGGCTTTTTGTAGTTTTTGACTTGATTAGATATACGAGAATGTGATTGGGGAAAGGGAAACTGTAGTTATTAAAATACAAACTGACAACAAAGAGAGGAGAGAAAAAAGGGGGAGGGGGTGCTGGTGctgtttgatttttaattaaacaatcgaataagtttttatttttaagttgtaattatttattgcgtgactttgatttttattgGATTTTGATGttgggtttttatttttatttttatttggcCAAGCGGTgtgagggggggggggggattTTTATTAGGTGAAAGAAAGATGTGTCCTTTCGGGGTTTTTTATTTGagatttctttattattagaAAGGAGTCTTCTTAAACTTAGGgttcctttttgttttgttactTTTCGATTTTTGTTCTTTGGGAGGGGTTGCTTCCTTCTGTTTATTGGGAATTTTTCTCGGTTTCCTCGTCTGTCTGGTAATTTTGCGCATTCGGGTGCCGTATTACCTTGCTAATCCCGTCTGGTTCGGTgggttttcttcaattttggAAGTCTCCATCTTTGGTTTTTAGGGATTTTGAAGTGTCTGCAAGTACAAAGGAAAGTCCTTTTTCTCGCTCTCTGGTAGAATTTTGGAAAATCCTGAGGATTCTGAAAGGTGGGATTTTTTAGTTATCAGATTTGCAGCAAGCTTTTTAGGGTTTTGATTTGATTCACAGTAGTGTTTTTTAGGTTTTTGGGGTTTCTGAGAAGGAGGCATTGGTGCCTTATACTTAGTGGCAAGCTCGAGTTTGTTGGGTCTGGCATGTATGCATGATGTTTAGTGCTCAAGGGTCTTCAAGAAATCATTGCAGTCTCCTTGCAGTTCTTTCTGGTGGTAACGTTTCTGATAATAAACAGAAGCAGCCAGTTTCTGATGATAAGCCCAGATACCCATTTCCAGAGCTTGCTTCATCAGGGCGCCTCGAGGTATATATGTTAATAGTTCTACATTTTGCAAATTTTGTCATTTAGCTGAACATTTTGTTATAAAACTGTGACATTTTCCTGTGTGTGAGTGCAGGTTCAACTTCTGAACAGTCCTAACATTGATGAGTTGCGACGGGTTCTTGAATCAACAGAGCCAAATGTTGTCTACTTGCAAGGAGAGCAGAATGCAGATAGTGAAGAAATTGGCCCTCTGATTTGGGGGGATGTTGATTTGTCCACCCCAGAAACCTTATGTGGACTCTTTGATTCCACATTGCCTACCACGGTTAGTGATGCATGATTCTGTTATGATAATTGTTGAATAGAGTTTATAATCTGATCTCATTCTCCCAGAAATTATACAATAAGGTGCTAGAGATACAAGATAGGATtgagttttgtttttcttccctttttaaGTTCTTTTTACATTAATTGTTTCCTATTACAATCTTTGCAGGTTTCAGTGCATATTGAAGCTTGTTATATGTGTTGAATTAatctattttctaaattgtgCAGGTTTATTTAGAGACCCCCAATGGTGACAAATTGGCAGAGGCACTTCACTCACAGGTTAAATTATTGATCCTGCTCATGGGCCACCGATTGGAAATACAttctttatgtttttatagaaGTTGCTGACATTTATTTCTCCTTGGCAGGGAGTCCCTTATGTTATATATTGGAAAAATACATTCTCACGTTTTGCAGCTTGCCATTTTCGTCAAGCACTGTTATCGGTGATACAAAGGTACGATCTTCTACTTCTGCTCATTATAGATTAAGCATGACCAGTTTTTCCTACCTTCTTTGAATACTGGTTGTAGTGCATTAATTGTCTTGAGAGGTTGCCTCTAGTGCTGTTAATTTTGGAACTTGTTGATAATGCAAATTCGTTTGCTCCATTTTTAGATGACGTCACATATTTTAAGCCTCACTGAAATATTATCTACAAActgaaagaaattttatgcggAGACAGTACTAAAGTTTTGCACTTTTGGTCTATTGCAGTTCATGTAGCCATACATGGGATGCATTCCAGCTTGCCCATGCTTCTTTTAGACTGTACTGTGTACGAAACAACAATGTTGTCTCTTCTAATAGTCAGAAACAAAGTGTTAAGCCAGGACCGCGTCTGCTTGGGGAGGCTCCCAAGATTGATGTTTCTCAACCAGAGGTAGATATGCAAGGGGAAGAAAGCTCTCCTGAAAATCTTCCAGCGATAAAGatatatgatgatgatgtgactGTGAGGTTTCTTGTTTGTGGATCACCTTGCATATTGGTAGGTTTGAGTTTTAGTTGTTCCTTTGTCAATATAATAATCATATAATACTGTTTATCATGGTTTATATTGGTTATGAATTGAATGCCCTGCAGGATGCATTCCTATTGGGATCTTTGGAGGATGGACTTAATGCTCTCTTAAGCATAGAAGTAAGTTCATAcgttttttcttgaatttacATCTTAAGTTCCCCTATCTTGGCTTACATGTTGTTTGTACTATCTTTTGAACATCTCATCTAAGAGATTATCTTAGTTATGGCTGCATCTCAATTTGGTTAGAGTAGCCCTGGATGAGTTTTTAATGCCTTATGACAGCACAAGATCCTCCATCCTTCCCTCCCTTTTACCTAAAAAGATACATATCTCCATCTTCTCTTCCTAAAGTTTCAAATGATAATCCAATTAGATTTAGGTTCAACATACAGCGTTTCTGAACAGCACAGTGAGAATTATGATTTTCGGGGTGACAAGTCAGGTATGGATGTATTGGAAATGCAtattagaaaacaaaaatttggaaatttacattaggttgtTGGCATTCTCATTTGCAAAATTCTGTTTACCATGGAAAGATCAGCATgctgaaataaaaatattaacacCAATTAGCAAGGGTGCGCACATCATCATCACCTTGATTATCAAAAtggcaaaagaaaaatttatgaatGAGAT from Theobroma cacao cultivar B97-61/B2 chromosome 9, Criollo_cocoa_genome_V2, whole genome shotgun sequence harbors:
- the LOC18588208 gene encoding 1-phosphatidylinositol-3-phosphate 5-kinase FAB1A, which encodes MGNPDNKLSDLVDIVKSWIPRRSEPPNVSRDFWMPDQSCRVCYECDSQFTVFNRRHHCRLCGRVFCAKCTANSVPAPSDVQRAGQEDSERIRVCNYCFKQWEQWIAAVDTGTNAHSPGLSPSPSATSLASTKSSCTCNSSSSTVGSTPYSTGPYHRVNYNSGLSPRESSQMNASATEQNNKASGTSTNPSSAAVDSSSNHFGLCDNRSDDEDDDYGAYHSDSESRHYAHAEDYYGAINIGSIDRVYGSDKVHPDGGNMDTKSLSGSPLPENFNAQSVDGIKKFEEVNERENADEGEVPAYDVDGTDVEPVDFENNGLLWLPPEPEDEEDERESALFDDDDDDEGASGEWGYLRSSNSFGSGEYRSRDKSNEEHRRAMKNVVEGHFRALVAQLLQVENLPVGDEDGGDSWLDIITYLSWEAATLLKPDTSKGGGMDPGGYVKVKCIASGRRNESSVVKGVVCKKNVAHRRMTSKIDKPRFLILGGALEYQRISSHLSSFDTLLQQEMDHLKMAVAKIDAHHPNVLLVEKSVSRHAQEYLLAKDISLVLNIKRPLLERIARCTGAQIVPSIDHLTSPKLGYCDVFHVEKFLEEHGSAGQGGKKLTKTLMFFDGCPKPLGYTILLKGANGDELKKVKHVVQYGVFAAYHLALETSFLADEGATLPELPLKSPITVALPDKPASIDRSISTIPGFTVPSSGKPMASQPINELQKSNKVVISDRPSSANVEPPCESRGASSSCLSKGLHTQTTLKEYASSSIEAITSLNSLSALRENISSHGNVLSLNHAFSKVNGIDPKESVRTKTASSEAVMDDGFISICQSLLEAPDQGGGSNHTDGNMLVANHLGVPQLASSKRDTSNNNEEVGSSKEEFPPSPSDHQSILVSLSTRCVWKGTVCERSHLFRIKYYGNFDKPLGRFLRDHLFDQSFHCRSCEMPSEAHVHCYTHRQGSLTISVRKLPELPLPGQREGKIWMWHRCLRCPRANKFPPATRRIVMSDAAWGLSFGKFLELSFSNHAAASRVASCGHSLHRDCLRFYGFGRRVACFRYAAIDVHSVYLPPPKLEFNYDNQEWIQSEANEVTNRAEFLFSEVYNALQKMSEKLLGPGFQDGGIKSPEKRICIEELEAMLQKDREEFQESLQEVLCKKVKVGQPVIDILEINKLQRQILFLSYVWDQRLMHAFSSIDNNILEVMNSSIPKLGLKPVSSVEKLVEINVSPKPSKALSSCDSALVETKPDININQEGNTGEISEPGGDHREKGMDQDLNSRNEAESSLSCSANTSEKSDSLESGKVVRRALSEGEFPIMANLSDTLEAAWTGESHPASVGPKENGYSVSDTVVVDLSTAANSDMGNRTSDRGEVEVACSPQSALPTKGPENMEKTMSWASMPFPNFYSLFNKYSLFNAQKLCISEYNPVYVSSFRELERQSGARLLLPIGVNDTVVPVYDDEPTSIIAYALVSSDYYSQMSELEKPKDAADSAVSSSLFDSVNLLLLNSFNDSSSDTVRSFGSGDESILSISGSYSSLVSDPLLDTKNFHARVSFTDDGPLGKVKHSVTCYYAKWFESLRRTCCPSELDFIRSLSRCKKWGAQGGKSNVFFAKTLDDRFIIKQVTKTELESFIKFGPAYFKYLSDSISTRSPTCLAKILGIYQVSSKYLKGGKESKMDVLVIENLLFRRNVTRLYDLKGSSRSRYNPDTSGSNKVLLDQNLIEAMPTSPIFVGSKAKRLLERAVWNDTSFLALIDVMDYSLLVGVDEEKHELVLGIIDFMRQYTWDKHLETWVKISGILGGPKNASPTVISPQQYKKRFRKAMTAYFLMVPDQWSPPTIVPSRSQTELCEENAQGDNSVE